The window GTTCCCAGATCAGTGACCCCTTCGATGCTTCGTGTAAATGAAAACACCGCCACCCAAAGCCCGGTATACGACAGGCGGTGGTGGTATTTTGTCACGCCATAccaagcggcggcggcgatgggtCCAATTAACAGGCTGGAAGACTTAAGCGGCAGTGGGCATAGAACGGAGCCGCAAATTTGCAAGTCTCGGAAACATGAGGAACAAGGGACTTTGGCCGGTTGACAGACCAGGCCAGGGACGCATGAACTCGAAGATCAAAGCCCCCCCAGTTCTGTTCTGATGTGGGCCCACCACAATTCCTGTTCTCATTGGTGGGCTAGTCCCGTTTGGGCAATGGCCGAAAATGGCCAGCAGAGTCACTCTGTGTCATGTTCCCGCCTATCAGAAAAGCCAGTCAAGTTGCGTGCTGCTGGCTTTCTGCAAGTTCTCTTGTTTGGCTTTCTCTGGTCGGGATGAATGGTGCCGAGTCTTGACGCTGCTGTTGTCTGCCGCTCGCTGAGCAGGTGACCAAAAAGCAAGATCGGCAGAGAAGTAGCCGTCTTGCTCTATCAGGTCCGTCCGGGTTCGATCCgggtcttggccttggaaaaTACAATAGTacagtatgtagtagtaatGGGTGCAGTAGGTATGTAGGTATGCACTGTATGAAGTGCGGATGGGGTACACGGCCGGCCACATCTGCTGCTCGCCGCGCCCAGCAGCAAACGGTACCTACGCATTGCGCTGCTATTGTTGGACACGACGGCTGGGTAGTAATGCATGTCCAAAACTCCCTTGTTATCCCATTCACTCACTCGTTCGTTCCCACTGTCAGACTCGCGCAGATGCAGCTCTGCGGAGTACATGCAGCAACAGTAATCGTAGTTTCTTGGGAATTCTGCGTATCCCTTGGATAGGCGCCAGAGTGCCCTCGCCCTCTGCTCCCGCCTCTCTCACCACCACTATCTAATATCTACTATCCACCGGTGTGATGCACGTCAAATTCCGGCCAATACCACTTGAACCTGAGGCACGTCGCTTTCGATCCACACGTAGGGCTGGAGCAGCCGGTTGCTAGACACGAAGGGGTTTGGGAGGTGCAGCTTCTCGGGCTTGACTCATTCCCTAGGTCTCGCCGCAGATCGATGCGCGCTCTCGGCTTCGCTGTCCTGCATAATGGGCTCCGTCAAAAAAGCGAATGTGACCACAGGGAGCAGGGAGTTACTGTACAGTAGAGTCTGCATGAtactgtacggagtacatgtcCTTGTACGAGGGCTTGGTCATTGGCCAGCGCCTTGCTGTCTCCCCATTGTCACAGCTCTGTCGTATAAGCGCAGAGTATCACTACAATATGCATACAGGCCCAAAGGATGCGAGAAACAAGTCATCAATTTCgcttttcccctcttctgTTCTTTCCggctttttgtctttttgccAACCAGAAGGTACTTTTTTCCAAAGCTGCATGTAGGCAGTACTTTGAGCGTTTGGCTCGGCCAATCACGCATCTTCATATCGAGCAGCCTGCTAAGGCACCCAAATTCCAAGCTTAGCTCGCCAGACCCCAGCAGCGCTTCTCCCCTCAATACGGCGCCGATTAGTCGCCCCCCTCGTACATATGACATACATGATCGTGGCACATGTGAAGTCCGGGATATGCAGTAATGAGTTGACCTCAGCTATTGGGCAAAGACAGAAAGCGGGGATGTCAAAATGCGGCTGCCTTCACAAGCTCGTCCAAAAGGGCCCCGGTAAAAGTGCCGGGAACTGAAGTTTTTGGGCAATGCGGCTCTTCTGGACGGTTTTTGGGTTTGTCTCGACGGTTTGTTCTAACGCGATATGGCCACATGGACGTTGCTACTATATCTGCATACCCTGCTTGCGTGGGCTGGTGATGCAATCTCAgacctttttgtttttgatcTCGTCTGCTTTTTGATTTTCAGCTGAACGCATGGAAACGACAAGGGTGATGAATTCGGCACGCAATGTGCTTGCGTGTcccatcttctctccttACGACTCCATACTTCAGGCAGTCGTATTTCTGAGCTTTTGGCGATATACACGCCCCTTTAAACTCAAGGCACcgaaattattatattcttgtCTTCCAGGCAGCTTCATTTTTTGTTCGAGTCCATGCGAccaggagaaaaaaaaaaaaaaaaaaaaaaaaaaaaaaaaaaaaaaaaaaaaaaaaaaaaaaaaaaaaaaaaaaagaaccattATCTAGATGAACctaaaatagattttttttttgtaacaGCTGAATCGTTCCTAAACGCTCGTAATGCGCTCGTGCCGCTGGCGATCTGGCTAATCCCAGCCTACCCTTGAGTTGTGTGATCTATGATCCTGGTGCCCGTCAACTTTATACAGGCTGCGGAGTAAAAATTCCTACTTTCGTCTTCTTTGGTTGTTTCTTCCACCCGCCAAAGGGGTTAGCTGAATTTAGGCCGATCGAAGATGTTGCTACACAtcatttcatcatcatcctttcCGACAGCCGAGCTCCTTTAGCAGCCTTGCCATTAACCAATAATTAAAGACCGGGAAAACGGTCGTAGGAATGGTGATAGACCATTGATGCAAACGGTAGGAGAAACCAATCAGTCGGCTAAAATCCGACTACGAGCTAATTAAGACCTGTAATTTAACGCAAGAAACCTCATGTAGTGCAGGGCATTGCTGCGTTGTCAACCTCTGGCTGCCGCTGCAATTCGCCCGCAAAAGGTACCCGGATGGGTGGGCTCCATCACTTCTTGGACTTTCACCAAACAGCGGTGGCTCAGTCGCAGAAAAGAGCCTGCGGCAGGTTGGGCATGTGGGAACAGCTTTGGAACTAATCCTACTGGTACGACTGATAGCGCTCTGCAGAGTGGCAGCGCAAAATCGCATATGCAAGGGAGGAGAGACGAGCAAGGAACATGAAGCAATAGGCGGGCATTGTTGGTGTgccctttattttttttttgcgggTCGCGCAGACCAACAACGGCCAGCCACTGATCCCTGCACAGGCGCGAGGCTTCACGATAGGCTCATGGACGCCGCGGTGGTGCTGGAGCTCGCACTGTCGGCACGTCACCAACTGTCACACGAGTGGGCTTTTGCGTGCCCTGTGCATCGTTTTTTGGCGGTCACCACCCTGAAGCTGTTGggcaagcagcaagaagaggaggaggaggaggaggaggagaaggaggaagaagaggagcctgCTTGACCGTATTACGTGGAAACGCGCCAGAGTCGTCGGAAATTCGACCTTGACCGACAACGGCAATAATAGCTGTCCTTTTCGCCCAGCGCAATATTAGGGAGTTTTACTAGCATGAGTAGTGAGTCGGACTCGCTTGGTATTTACAACGGCGGAGCACAGCAGGATTTGGGTTTCTGACTTCTGACTCTCCGGGGAAGCTGGGCCGGATCGCAGAAGACAGGTACCGGGGGGCTTTGAGTGCGAAGCGCGAAGTACTGTGCTGCTGATTTCCGAGCCGGAATACACGGGACCAGAGACACGGCTGTCGCCCGCGATAGCGTCGCGACCTGAGTCGCTATCAGTGGCACAAGCCCCCCGTCTGCTCGCCGCAGCGCAGGCCAGCATCGTCGCTGCTCCCTTGCCTTGATGCTGCCAGCGCCCGGGCCCCCATAGCACAGCGCCGGCGCCGCACTAGGCCGGTGGCACCGCTCTGGCCTGAGCGCGCTGTTAGTGCGGCGAGTACCGTTGCGGCTCTCCCTACCGCCAGGTACCGCCAGCGGCCTCAGTGGGCAGGGATGCTCGTCCTCCGCAGCGCTTACGCCTCAGCCCACACCTGCGCTAGGCCCAAACAGGGACGCCTGTTAGGCAGCAGCCTGCGGTGGGCTGAGTCCGGACTGGTTTCTAATCCGTCTCCAagcctctctctcgtcttcttctcgtcctcccctcgacctcgacctcgacctcgacctcgTCCTCGTTTCTGTCCTTGCTGCTTCGTTTGTGCCTTGTCGCATTCTGGACTCGTGCTTGCGTGCATCAGGCCTAGTTACTGCCCCAATCCACGCCCCTCCCCGGTCCTCTCCACTCCCTGGAGTTGTATCTCGGTCCCTCTCGCGCCCACCCTCTTTTCCCATCCCCGTGTGTCCCGGGTCCTTGCGTCCATATATCCAATTTACGCCCCGTCCTCGTTGAGTCCTGTTTGCATCTTCTCTGCTGCATACTTCGCGCCTCTCTTTGTTCTCGTCAAAACAACCCTCTCGAGTCGCCATCACTCCAGCATCGGCGTCTCTCGCATATCCAGCCTGTTCTAGCATAGGAGCCGTTAACCCCGGATACAATTGAAAGCGCTCTGCTCGAGATTGATTGCCTGAGCTTCGCTCGTCTCGCATTGACATTTGCACTGGCTCGCTTGCCCGTCCAACACACTGTGGGCTAGGACTGTCCATTCGGATCGAGCCTATTCATTGGTAAggttttacttttcttctttctcatatatctggccttctcttccctGCTGGCCCTCATCGCCTCAGGCATAGCCCTCGTCTATCTTCGGGCTTGTGACTCACACGCCTGTCGACCCTCCATTAGAGCCTCATTGCTACATCgacctcttcttctgtcgaCAAGGAAGCTAACCGCTTGTTGCTACGTGGATAGGACTCTTGTGGCCATATCTCATCAATCTTCTTCCCCACCCAGGGAAGGAAAATCCAGATCTAAGCCGCCATGTCCCTCCCAAACCCCCGCAGACGGGCTCCGGTGACTCGCCTGGGAACCGATTGCGAACATGATCTTTCACTTAAGACGGCTGCCATCCTTCGCAAGGGTGCCACCTTCCACTCTCCTACATCTCCCACTTCTTCCAACGACGACTTCGTTCCTCCCAGGCTTGAGAGATCCCAATCAGACTTTGATGATGTGGTCGATGCCAGCCGGCGTCGTATTGCCCTGACTCTGAACGACATCGACGAGGCCCTCTCCAAAGCAAAGGACCTCTCCCTGTCCGACAAGAGCCCCCGAAGCCAGACCCTTCGGGACACAAGCCTGCCTGTTCCTCGTGGCTTCCTCGAGATGCCTGTTGTCGACCCCGCCATGGAGCGACGGGTTCTGCGCCCTCGCTCCGTTCGACGCTCACGAAACCATGCCTCTGACAGCGGCATTGGCAGTTCGGCCGCCTCTACAAACGAAAAGGCCGCTGCCACAGACTATACCAAGAAGCCCCAGGTATCCGCCCTCACCAGGTCGGCTGCCTCTAGCACCACCGCAATGCTTCCCAGCCTCAGCCCTCGGGCTATCAACCGCATCCGCGAACACACTCTCCGTCCTCTCCTGGAGAAACCCACACTCAAGGATTTTGAACCCATTATTTTGGATGTGCCTCGACGCATTCGATCCAAGGAAATTATTTGCCTGCGAGATCTCGAAAAGACCTTGATCTTCATGGCACCGGTAAGTCGACTTCTGACTGATGATGGTGTTTGGGGTGATGCTTATCGGTTGTTACGTCAAAAGGAGAAGGCCAAGTCCGCCGCCTTGTACCTTGATTTCTGCCTCACGTCCGTCCGATGCATCCAGGCGACTGTCGAATATTTGACCGACCGCGAACAAATCCGGCCCGGCGACCGACCTTACACTAACGGATACTTTATCGACTTGAAGGAGCAAATTTACCAGTATGGCAAGCAGCTCGCTGCCATCAAGGAAAAGGGCAGCCTTGCCGACGACATGGATATTGACCAGTATGTACCATGCTTTATTCCTCTCATCAATGTAGAGAGCCCTACTAACGCCCCGCCAAGATCTGACGAGGTCAGACTCTATGGTGGCATCGCCGAGAATGGCCGCCCTGCTGAGCTTGTCCGTATCAGAAAAGACGGCACCGCCATTTCAATGGCCACTGGAAAGGTAGTAGACATGGCCGAATCTCCCGCACCCATGAAGCGCTCCCTGAGCCAGCAGcgtgaggatgaggaggaaatCATGCGGTCCATGGCCCGCCGGAAGAAGAACGCCAGCCCCGAGGAGCTGGCTCCCAAGAAGTGCCGCGAGCCTGGCTGCACCAAGGAGTTCAAGCGCCCCTGCGACCTCACCAAGCACGAGAAGACTCACTCTCGTCCCTGGAAGTGCCCCTTCCCCACTTGCAAGTACCACGATTATGGCTGGCCCAccgagaaggagatggacCGCCACATCAACGACAAGCACTCAGATGCCCCTGCCATGTTCGAGTGCCTGTTCAAGCCCTGCCCCTACAAGTCGAAGCGTGAGTCAAACTGCAAGCAGCACATGGAGAAGGCACACGGATGGACCTATGTCCGCACCAAGACCAACGGCAAGAAGGCCCCCAGCCACAACGGCTCTGTCGCCCAGCAGACTCCTCCTCTCGCCAGCGTCTCTACTCCTTCTACCACCCCCTCCTACAGCGTCCCCACGCCTCCACAGGAGGGCGCTCAGATCATGACCAATGATTTCCCTCTTTACCCCGCCGAGGCGGATTGGCTGGCCACCTACGGCATGCAGCCTGAGACCATTGATGCCATGGACCTTGCTCTTGAGaatccttctccttcttctgcagcaTCCTCGTACGAGCAGTACCCACCCTACCAGAACGGCTCCACCTTTATCATCAACGATGAGGATATCTACGCTGCCCACGTCCAGATCCCTGCTCAGCTTCCCACCCCCGAGCAAGTCTACAGCAAAATGATGCCTCAACAGATGCCAATCTACCACACCCAGCCACAACCCTGTGCTACCATCCCCGCCAtggcacagcagcaggagtTCTCTCCCAACGCACAGCAGAACGCGGTTTTGTACACACCAACCTCACTACGTGAAGTCGATGAGGGCTTTGATGagtcttttgcttctgaCGGCGCCGACTTCCAACTGTTCCCAGCGTCACTAGACAAGACAACCGTTTTCCAGTCTCTGTTTACAGAGATGCCAAGTGCCAACCTGGGCTTCTCCCAGGCTACACAGCCAGACATCTTCCAACAGATGGATTGCTGGAACCTTGATTACCAGGGATTCCAAGAATAAATCAAGAAATAAAGAATGACAGAACCTCCCCAAGGAAAGACGATAAAAGACGTCTTTGCATTGTTATCAACACTTTACCCCATTCACCACTACACTTGTTTTAACGATTTTACGAAAAGATTTCGGCAGTTTTAATGATTAAAAGGGTTGCCTTGTgtattaagattttttttttcattctacTCCTTTCTCATTTGCACTTGAGACGTTTTGCGTGCACAAAAGAAGCATACAGAACAGCTGAAGGTTTGGCCAAACGGGCCACTGAGGAGGGATTATAGTTAGCTTTGGGTATGAAAGGGATAAGCACTGCGA is drawn from Trichoderma asperellum chromosome 4, complete sequence and contains these coding sequences:
- the ACE1 gene encoding copper-binding transcription factor (EggNog:ENOG41), encoding MSLPNPRRRAPVTRLGTDCEHDLSLKTAAILRKGATFHSPTSPTSSNDDFVPPRLERSQSDFDDVVDASRRRIALTLNDIDEALSKAKDLSLSDKSPRSQTLRDTSLPVPRGFLEMPVVDPAMERRVLRPRSVRRSRNHASDSGIGSSAASTNEKAAATDYTKKPQVSALTRSAASSTTAMLPSLSPRAINRIREHTLRPLLEKPTLKDFEPIILDVPRRIRSKEIICLRDLEKTLIFMAPEKAKSAALYLDFCLTSVRCIQATVEYLTDREQIRPGDRPYTNGYFIDLKEQIYQYGKQLAAIKEKGSLADDMDIDQSDEVRLYGGIAENGRPAELVRIRKDGTAISMATGKVVDMAESPAPMKRSLSQQREDEEEIMRSMARRKKNASPEELAPKKCREPGCTKEFKRPCDLTKHEKTHSRPWKCPFPTCKYHDYGWPTEKEMDRHINDKHSDAPAMFECLFKPCPYKSKRESNCKQHMEKAHGWTYVRTKTNGKKAPSHNGSVAQQTPPLASVSTPSTTPSYSVPTPPQEGAQIMTNDFPLYPAEADWLATYGMQPETIDAMDLALENPSPSSAASSYEQYPPYQNGSTFIINDEDIYAAHVQIPAQLPTPEQVYSKMMPQQMPIYHTQPQPCATIPAMAQQQEFSPNAQQNAVLYTPTSLREVDEGFDESFASDGADFQLFPASLDKTTVFQSLFTEMPSANLGFSQATQPDIFQQMDCWNLDYQGFQE